One Flavobacterium sp. 90 DNA segment encodes these proteins:
- a CDS encoding S41 family peptidase: protein MQKIILFLLIIFSQIIFGNTKITETEKLAATCKVWGFLKYYHPKVAKGEVNWDNQLLEKLPKIDKAQTKEEFSLVLENWIDDLGPVKEIAPIAAPKDVEFFDKNFDLSWFNNKLFSKKLSKKLKFIEDNRFQTTEEFGPGFDAMKSAKNYFDLDYTNKGPRILMLFAYWNLIEYYFPYKYVMDQKWDLSLVQALPSVVDAKSDVDFYIAIKKLIVKINDSHTETPIYGISSLRRFNYFPATGKIIDEKLVVTEILGDSLAEASNIKIGDVITKINGKTIKELISENRDLICASNEPKFLDKVVSPILRSNSENVTVEFLKDGKYETKSMFWADYHDSHRNEFKKGAIKKKEKFKLLDNNVGYVDMGVLKPRHVPEMIETLKSTKAIIFDMRNYPNETYEDIAKFLNSQEKTFCIYTYPYPNYPGRYTWTEGSTCGTENKDNYKGKVIVLLNEDSLSQSEWTAMCFQTAGNTTIIGSQTAGADGNAMDLDFKGFHTRYTGIGVFYPDKRETQRIGIVPDIEVKPTIKGIQEGRDEVLDRAIQFIQEGV from the coding sequence ATGCAAAAAATTATTCTATTTCTTTTAATTATCTTTTCACAAATCATCTTTGGTAACACCAAAATTACCGAAACTGAAAAACTCGCTGCAACTTGCAAAGTTTGGGGATTTTTAAAATATTACCATCCAAAAGTTGCCAAAGGGGAAGTAAACTGGGACAATCAGCTTTTAGAAAAATTACCAAAAATAGACAAAGCGCAAACCAAAGAAGAATTTTCATTAGTTCTGGAAAACTGGATCGACGATCTTGGACCAGTAAAAGAAATCGCACCAATTGCAGCACCAAAAGATGTTGAGTTTTTTGATAAAAACTTTGATTTAAGTTGGTTTAATAATAAGTTGTTTTCTAAAAAACTGTCTAAGAAATTGAAATTTATAGAGGATAATAGATTTCAAACTACTGAAGAATTCGGACCTGGTTTTGATGCGATGAAAAGTGCGAAAAATTACTTTGATCTTGATTATACGAATAAAGGCCCGAGAATTCTGATGTTGTTTGCTTATTGGAATTTAATAGAATATTATTTTCCGTATAAATATGTAATGGATCAAAAATGGGATTTAAGTTTAGTGCAGGCGTTGCCAAGTGTTGTTGATGCTAAAAGTGATGTTGACTTTTATATTGCAATAAAAAAGCTAATAGTTAAAATTAATGATAGCCATACCGAAACTCCAATATATGGTATTTCATCTTTGAGGCGATTCAATTATTTTCCGGCCACAGGTAAAATTATTGATGAGAAATTGGTTGTTACAGAAATTTTAGGCGATAGTTTAGCTGAGGCAAGTAACATAAAAATTGGAGATGTAATTACCAAAATAAATGGTAAAACGATAAAAGAACTAATTTCAGAAAATCGAGATTTAATCTGTGCTTCAAATGAACCTAAGTTTTTAGATAAAGTGGTTAGTCCAATTTTAAGAAGCAATTCTGAAAATGTTACAGTCGAGTTTTTAAAAGACGGAAAATACGAAACAAAATCAATGTTCTGGGCTGATTATCATGATTCTCATAGAAATGAATTTAAAAAAGGAGCTATCAAAAAGAAGGAAAAGTTTAAACTTCTGGACAATAATGTTGGCTATGTTGACATGGGTGTTTTAAAACCCAGACATGTTCCGGAAATGATTGAAACTTTAAAATCAACTAAAGCAATTATTTTTGATATGCGAAATTATCCAAATGAAACGTATGAAGATATCGCTAAATTTTTAAACTCCCAGGAAAAAACATTTTGTATTTATACCTATCCTTATCCAAATTATCCGGGAAGATATACTTGGACAGAAGGATCAACTTGTGGTACTGAAAATAAAGACAATTATAAAGGAAAAGTAATCGTTTTGCTTAACGAAGATTCTTTAAGCCAGTCAGAATGGACAGCAATGTGTTTTCAAACTGCCGGAAATACCACAATTATAGGAAGTCAAACCGCCGGAGCAGATGGAAATGCAATGGATCTTGATTTTAAAGGATTTCATACCAGATATACAGGAATTGGAGTTTTTTATCCGGATAAACGCGAAACTCAAAGAATAGGAATTGTTCCGGATATTGAAGTAAAACCAACAATAAAAGGAATTCAAGAAGGAAGAGACGAGGTTTTAGATCGTGCTATACAATTTATTCAAGAAGGAGTTTAG
- a CDS encoding S41 family peptidase, translating to MKKNALFFLLVLTQITFGQAKITENEKLVATCKVWGFLKYYHPKVANGEVNWDNQLLEKLSKIEKVQTQKEFSLILENWIDDLGPIKEIAPIAQPKDVEYFDKNFDLSWINKNKLFSKKLSKKLEFIEKNRFQGEQFYVYAAEGAGNVLLQNESFKHPDFKDKNSKLRMIFMYWNLVEYFFPDKYLMDQKWDITLEKILPLVIKADNQDDFYLEMRKLVSRIDDSHTEFYTYSSATTPKIRNYFPANGKIIDEKLVITEILADSLAQADNIKAGTIITKINDKTIREIIAENRDLICASNEPKYLDKLAEKILRSYTADLVKVEFFENDKYVTKAMTWYDYHDSHRNEFKKGARKKKEKFKLLDNNVGYVDMGIIGIKNIPDMIEALKNTKAIVFDMRNYPKGTFEPIGNFLNPKEKKFAIYTLPDLSYPGRFMWSSGASIGFDNKDYYKGKVILLLNEKTQSQAEWTAMCFQTSGHATIVGSQTSGADGNVSIFDFEGFNTQFSGIGVFYPDKRETQRIGIVPDIEVKPTIKGIQEGKDEILDRALVFIETGV from the coding sequence ATGAAAAAAAATGCCTTATTTTTTCTATTAGTTCTTACGCAAATTACCTTTGGCCAAGCCAAAATTACAGAAAATGAAAAACTTGTGGCAACTTGTAAAGTTTGGGGTTTTCTGAAGTATTACCATCCAAAAGTAGCAAACGGCGAAGTAAATTGGGATAATCAGCTTTTAGAAAAATTATCTAAAATTGAAAAAGTACAAACCCAAAAAGAATTTTCTTTAATTCTGGAAAATTGGATTGATGATCTTGGTCCCATAAAAGAAATAGCGCCAATTGCACAACCAAAAGACGTTGAATATTTTGATAAAAATTTCGATTTATCCTGGATCAACAAGAATAAATTGTTTTCGAAAAAACTTTCTAAGAAATTGGAATTTATAGAAAAGAATAGATTTCAAGGCGAACAGTTTTATGTTTATGCCGCAGAAGGTGCTGGGAATGTTCTTTTGCAAAATGAGAGTTTTAAACATCCGGACTTTAAAGATAAGAATTCAAAACTTCGAATGATATTTATGTATTGGAACCTGGTAGAATATTTTTTTCCGGATAAATATTTAATGGATCAGAAATGGGATATCACTTTAGAAAAAATCTTACCGCTTGTAATTAAAGCAGATAATCAAGATGATTTTTATCTGGAAATGAGAAAACTGGTGTCAAGAATTGATGACAGTCATACAGAGTTTTATACCTATTCGTCTGCGACAACTCCCAAAATAAGAAATTATTTTCCTGCAAACGGGAAGATAATTGATGAGAAACTGGTAATTACAGAAATTCTAGCCGATAGTCTTGCTCAGGCTGATAATATAAAAGCGGGGACTATAATTACTAAAATAAATGATAAAACGATAAGAGAGATTATCGCAGAGAACAGAGATTTGATTTGTGCCTCAAACGAACCTAAATATTTGGATAAACTGGCGGAGAAAATTTTAAGAAGCTATACTGCAGATTTAGTAAAAGTAGAGTTTTTTGAAAATGACAAGTATGTTACAAAAGCAATGACTTGGTATGATTATCATGATTCTCACAGAAATGAATTTAAAAAAGGAGCAAGAAAAAAGAAGGAAAAATTTAAGCTTTTAGATAATAATGTTGGTTATGTTGATATGGGAATTATCGGCATCAAAAACATTCCTGATATGATTGAAGCATTAAAAAATACGAAAGCAATTGTTTTTGATATGAGAAATTATCCAAAAGGGACTTTTGAACCAATAGGAAATTTTTTAAACCCGAAAGAAAAGAAATTTGCCATTTATACACTTCCTGATTTAAGTTATCCGGGAAGATTTATGTGGAGTAGCGGAGCTTCAATTGGTTTTGATAATAAGGATTATTACAAAGGAAAAGTGATTCTTTTATTGAACGAAAAAACGCAAAGTCAGGCAGAATGGACAGCGATGTGTTTTCAAACTTCCGGGCACGCTACAATTGTTGGAAGTCAAACTTCTGGCGCGGATGGTAATGTTTCAATATTCGATTTTGAGGGATTTAATACACAGTTTTCAGGAATTGGGGTTTTTTATCCAGACAAAAGAGAAACACAAAGAATAGGAATTGTTCCTGATATCGAAGTAAAACCAACCATTAAAGGAATTCAGGAAGGAAAAGACGAAATTCTGGATCGCGCTTTAGTATTTATTGAAACTGGAGTTTAA
- a CDS encoding tetratricopeptide repeat protein, with amino-acid sequence MNEERYILFDQYLQGELTIDEQNKFENQLSQDPGIASEFEIFKNLHTQLENKFEHEEEREAFKANLKTISDKHFNTNKPKVIGLNAWYFAAAASVVILFGLFFFNYNQNPSFEDYNHPEQASFTERGEVKETLKQAETAFNERKYSEAIPLFETILKENKTPEVQYFYGVSLLEESHYKKAEVVFNELIAGTSVYKEKAKWNLALSKLKQKDYKACKEILQTISEDYENYDDVQNLMEDLD; translated from the coding sequence ATGAACGAAGAACGCTACATATTATTCGATCAATATCTTCAAGGCGAACTGACGATTGATGAACAAAATAAGTTTGAAAATCAATTGTCTCAAGATCCCGGAATAGCTTCGGAATTTGAGATTTTCAAAAATCTTCATACTCAATTAGAAAATAAATTTGAACATGAAGAAGAAAGAGAAGCGTTTAAAGCAAATTTAAAAACGATTTCAGACAAACATTTCAATACCAATAAACCAAAAGTTATAGGATTAAATGCCTGGTATTTTGCAGCCGCAGCTTCTGTAGTGATTCTATTTGGATTGTTCTTTTTTAATTATAATCAGAATCCATCTTTTGAAGATTATAATCATCCTGAGCAAGCCTCATTTACAGAAAGAGGAGAAGTAAAAGAAACTTTGAAACAAGCCGAAACCGCTTTTAATGAAAGAAAATATTCAGAAGCAATTCCGCTTTTTGAAACTATTTTAAAAGAAAACAAAACACCTGAAGTTCAATATTTTTATGGCGTTTCTTTATTAGAAGAAAGTCATTATAAAAAAGCCGAAGTAGTTTTTAATGAATTAATAGCAGGAACTTCTGTCTATAAAGAAAAAGCAAAATGGAATCTGGCGTTATCCAAATTAAAACAAAAAGACTACAAAGCTTGTAAAGAAATCTTGCAGACAATCTCTGAGGATTATGAAAATTATGACGACGTTCAAAATCTTATGGAAGATTTAGATTAA
- a CDS encoding sigma-70 family RNA polymerase sigma factor — translation MSQNKIHPDQMYIEGLAANDSAIIQTIYKKFVPKVVMFIMNNSGDKEHAQDVVQEVMILLFNQAKANTLQLTCPFDAYFFLLCKRKWLNELKKTSNKGVTINEDAVSMNESALELIGQTEEFDEKQQLFDTMFQKLGDKCQELLKLSFTLKSMEEVAEKLNVTYGYVRKKKSLCVGQLTQWIQEAKNFKSLKNN, via the coding sequence ATGAGTCAAAATAAAATTCATCCTGACCAAATGTATATTGAAGGACTTGCTGCAAATGACTCGGCAATCATTCAGACGATTTACAAAAAGTTTGTTCCCAAAGTTGTTATGTTCATTATGAACAATTCCGGCGATAAGGAACACGCTCAGGATGTGGTTCAGGAAGTCATGATTTTACTTTTTAATCAGGCCAAAGCCAATACACTTCAATTGACTTGCCCGTTTGATGCTTACTTTTTTTTATTGTGTAAAAGAAAATGGCTTAACGAACTCAAAAAAACTTCGAATAAAGGGGTAACAATTAATGAAGATGCGGTATCTATGAATGAATCTGCACTGGAATTAATTGGGCAAACGGAAGAATTTGACGAGAAACAACAGCTTTTTGACACCATGTTTCAGAAACTGGGCGATAAATGTCAGGAATTGTTGAAGTTGAGTTTTACCCTAAAATCAATGGAAGAAGTTGCTGAGAAATTAAACGTAACTTACGGATATGTCCGCAAGAAAAAATCGTTGTGCGTTGGTCAATTAACACAGTGGATTCAGGAAGCCAAAAATTTTAAATCTCTAAAAAATAATTAG
- a CDS encoding PKD domain-containing protein, giving the protein MKPLSSILFILFSIFSFSQTKVKDTITRRANIVFIQNGNAVTYKPETPPLIPIAGAPKPSYSYLWELGDGHYSKETEPKHVYKNKGTYTTRLAVTNNYDNGKPPATRPKKVAINDITDTNYKDIASIADQNGFAILKNCDPIPDQEMVVVVGYQNMENYVASGKLYLFYNEKQFKSNNFELVDYRTYANEREVKENTVASVNDLEDSNRYLASTENTFKAKKYRNTITEEDLDASLLNANKIYHNVSVLEFDDANPGETRNVFYTFKTTPEMIKDTSATVTMRGIFVPNRSYKNHKIKNLEMEIVTSHDPNKMGSNGSFINYRLVRFKRVNFKTRFQNNGEGPARMIRLETDIPDMFDKKTFQIEDMYPKCPICPKGEEPTVSCLDTIIKQKQIFFTFKNIYLPGSEQKNVHEKDSTKGFVKYSMKFNEDFHKVKTRSRTAIIFDKNEPIITNYATTRFLPGISIGAKAGYNVYPDLEKSTSYFVGATISPFKSYRFYWQAEWINALNKYESGTTVIDQTVVNPNGVKQFQRTTTTTENKNVNWEVPVLLRYNINTYIGIGAGIQANFDISSEQIVNKKIESFEGGTDKIVIDTKTESNSVKSGFDNLKTGLLFDLTAGFARIGPSLGARYVINFEQNFNYFQFYGIWKF; this is encoded by the coding sequence ATGAAACCACTATCATCTATCCTCTTTATTCTTTTTTCTATATTCTCTTTTTCACAAACCAAAGTAAAAGACACCATAACCCGAAGAGCCAATATCGTTTTTATTCAAAACGGAAACGCTGTTACTTACAAACCCGAAACGCCGCCATTAATACCAATTGCGGGCGCTCCAAAACCTAGTTATTCGTATTTATGGGAACTTGGCGACGGACATTATAGTAAAGAAACAGAACCCAAACATGTCTATAAAAACAAAGGAACATATACCACAAGACTTGCCGTAACCAACAATTACGACAACGGAAAACCTCCTGCAACACGACCAAAAAAAGTAGCCATAAACGACATTACCGATACTAACTATAAAGACATTGCTTCAATCGCAGACCAAAACGGTTTTGCGATTTTAAAGAACTGCGATCCCATTCCGGATCAGGAAATGGTAGTCGTAGTAGGTTATCAAAATATGGAGAATTATGTGGCAAGCGGAAAACTGTATTTGTTCTATAATGAGAAACAATTCAAGAGCAATAATTTCGAATTAGTCGATTATAGAACTTATGCTAACGAACGCGAAGTAAAAGAAAACACCGTTGCTTCGGTAAACGATCTTGAAGATTCTAATAGATATTTGGCTTCAACCGAAAACACTTTCAAAGCCAAAAAATACAGAAACACAATTACCGAAGAAGATCTCGACGCATCATTATTAAACGCTAATAAAATCTATCATAATGTTTCGGTTTTAGAATTTGACGATGCAAATCCGGGCGAAACCCGTAATGTATTTTATACTTTTAAAACTACTCCGGAAATGATCAAAGACACCAGCGCAACGGTTACCATGCGTGGTATTTTTGTTCCAAACAGAAGTTATAAAAACCATAAAATAAAAAATCTCGAAATGGAAATCGTCACTTCTCACGATCCTAATAAAATGGGCTCAAACGGAAGTTTTATCAATTATAGATTAGTGCGTTTTAAACGAGTAAATTTCAAAACTCGTTTTCAAAACAACGGTGAAGGTCCGGCAAGAATGATTCGGTTAGAAACTGATATTCCGGATATGTTTGACAAGAAAACATTTCAGATTGAAGATATGTATCCAAAATGTCCAATTTGTCCAAAAGGCGAAGAACCAACCGTAAGTTGTCTCGATACAATCATCAAACAAAAACAGATTTTCTTTACTTTCAAAAATATTTATTTACCCGGAAGCGAACAAAAAAATGTACACGAAAAAGACAGTACAAAAGGTTTTGTTAAATACTCGATGAAGTTCAATGAAGACTTTCATAAAGTAAAAACCCGAAGCCGCACCGCTATTATTTTCGACAAAAACGAACCTATAATTACCAATTATGCCACTACCCGATTCCTACCCGGAATTTCGATTGGCGCAAAAGCGGGTTATAACGTTTATCCTGATCTCGAAAAATCGACGAGTTATTTTGTTGGCGCAACAATTTCGCCTTTTAAATCCTATCGTTTTTATTGGCAAGCCGAATGGATAAATGCTTTGAACAAATATGAAAGTGGTACAACTGTTATCGATCAAACGGTCGTAAACCCAAATGGTGTAAAGCAATTTCAGCGCACTACAACGACAACAGAAAACAAAAATGTAAACTGGGAAGTTCCCGTTTTACTGCGTTATAACATTAATACTTATATTGGAATTGGCGCCGGAATTCAGGCAAATTTTGACATTTCATCGGAACAAATTGTAAATAAGAAAATTGAAAGTTTCGAAGGAGGAACCGATAAAATTGTTATTGATACAAAGACAGAATCAAACTCCGTCAAAAGCGGATTTGATAATTTAAAAACTGGCCTTTTATTTGATTTAACAGCTGGTTTCGCCCGAATTGGTCCAAGTTTAGGCGCGCGATATGTGATTAACTTCGAACAAAATTTCAACTATTTTCAGTTTTATGGAATCTGGAAGTTTTGA
- a CDS encoding CHAT domain-containing protein has translation MNLYNLYGLILLLFCLNLSAQNQEDKLYNAVDVLVANPSAKAIENLNLVEADFWKNPKPKTKDELLAIVVLNCNKAYYENQFGQTEKAILSYEKAWQIYQKNKLGNYDIIEYCLKPLGNLYTVLGDYDSAENTIKQYFFIVNTSKNYPEASKQKFAAILNLSNVYQSSGKISLAIELLESTLKTEQLSNVQKGILLNNLGNNYVLSSVGNLMRPEIYDKAENAFKSVGNYLKNEKGQTETLSNSYRNLSLLNRQRQNFEIASSYLEKAEKLFLETKNQQPRKLAKLYYEKALLLFDEQKYDESTKQIQAIFKILIPNYNSKNMLPNQNQLYAETLLMDVLDLQAEIFFRQNQFKKSLEAFRLSFYIEDLLMNVLVYENSKIITQIRTRNRTEKCISIYDQLFKKENKIQYLEEAFQLSERTKSGILKGYRSNIKNASAEEKQLLHQLQTLNNNILKEQQKGDLANISVINSAIKKQNELMLSLKKIQTESSNYIPENCDVKALLSKLEKDKAILLYYFMGSENLYFFILQNNRINLNNINITDIAIPKIVQFIDYFNNANNITNDISGYNHYGNVAYNVLKLPQNAIYKNLIIVPDGILNFLPFEALITQESSTTNFAKMHYLLNDFRIAYNNSASNYLNSKPVSKSEKTVLGIFPIFEKTPFELSYSKNELESIRSNFKGKYLENSEASFSNFKNNASKYSILHLSTHASSGDIETPASIKFYDQEILYSELYNLNINPDLVVLSACETGIGKLYKAEGAMSVARGFQFAGAQNLMFSLWKVNDYTTSVFMADFYKNIKNDVPYFEANSNAKIDFLNDKSIPNAKKSPYYWSSFVYYGSISMKEKSENYIFYIISLLSVIALFLIFNHYRKWKIFTKFSKKRNTKK, from the coding sequence ATGAACTTATATAACTTATATGGTTTAATTCTTCTTCTTTTTTGTCTGAATCTGTCAGCGCAGAATCAAGAAGATAAACTCTATAATGCTGTTGATGTTCTTGTCGCAAATCCTTCGGCGAAAGCCATAGAAAACTTAAACCTAGTTGAAGCAGATTTTTGGAAGAATCCTAAACCAAAAACCAAAGACGAATTATTGGCAATTGTAGTTTTAAATTGCAATAAAGCGTATTATGAAAATCAATTCGGGCAAACCGAAAAAGCGATTTTGAGCTATGAGAAAGCCTGGCAAATCTATCAGAAAAACAAACTCGGGAATTATGATATTATCGAATATTGTCTGAAACCTTTGGGCAATTTATATACTGTTTTGGGCGATTATGACAGCGCCGAAAACACGATCAAACAATACTTTTTTATTGTAAATACTTCTAAAAATTATCCTGAAGCTTCAAAACAAAAATTTGCTGCGATTCTTAATTTATCGAATGTTTATCAAAGTTCCGGTAAAATTTCTTTGGCAATTGAATTGTTAGAAAGTACTTTAAAAACAGAACAATTATCGAATGTTCAAAAAGGAATTCTTCTGAATAATTTAGGTAATAACTATGTATTAAGTTCGGTTGGAAATTTGATGCGTCCAGAAATTTATGATAAGGCCGAAAATGCTTTTAAATCAGTCGGAAATTATCTTAAAAACGAGAAAGGTCAAACAGAAACTTTATCTAATTCTTATCGAAATCTTTCGCTTCTAAATCGTCAAAGGCAAAATTTTGAAATTGCATCTTCTTATTTAGAAAAAGCAGAAAAATTATTTTTAGAAACAAAAAATCAGCAACCCAGGAAACTCGCAAAACTATATTACGAAAAAGCATTATTACTTTTTGATGAACAAAAATATGATGAAAGTACAAAACAAATTCAGGCAATTTTTAAGATTTTGATTCCGAATTACAATTCGAAAAATATGCTGCCGAATCAAAATCAATTGTATGCCGAAACGCTTTTAATGGATGTTTTGGATTTGCAAGCTGAAATTTTCTTTAGACAAAATCAGTTCAAAAAATCGCTTGAAGCTTTTAGGCTTTCTTTTTATATTGAAGATTTGTTAATGAATGTTTTGGTTTATGAAAACTCAAAAATCATTACACAAATCAGAACGCGAAATCGTACCGAAAAATGCATTTCGATTTACGATCAATTATTTAAAAAGGAAAATAAAATTCAATATCTGGAAGAAGCTTTTCAATTGTCTGAAAGAACAAAATCAGGTATTTTAAAAGGTTATCGTTCAAATATTAAAAATGCTTCTGCAGAAGAAAAACAGCTTTTACACCAACTTCAAACATTAAATAACAACATTCTAAAAGAGCAGCAAAAAGGAGATTTGGCGAATATTTCCGTTATTAATTCGGCAATAAAAAAGCAAAATGAATTAATGCTTTCGCTGAAGAAAATCCAAACTGAAAGTTCTAATTATATTCCTGAAAATTGTGACGTAAAAGCACTTTTATCAAAACTGGAAAAAGATAAAGCAATATTACTTTACTATTTTATGGGTTCTGAAAATCTTTATTTTTTCATTTTACAGAATAACCGAATTAACCTAAATAATATCAACATTACGGACATTGCAATTCCGAAAATTGTACAATTTATAGATTATTTCAACAATGCAAACAACATTACAAACGACATTTCCGGATATAATCATTACGGAAATGTGGCTTATAATGTTCTTAAACTACCTCAAAATGCAATCTATAAAAACCTCATCATTGTTCCCGATGGTATTCTAAATTTTCTGCCTTTTGAAGCTTTGATTACACAAGAATCTTCTACAACGAATTTTGCCAAAATGCATTATTTATTGAATGATTTTAGAATTGCCTATAATAATTCGGCCAGTAATTATTTGAATTCAAAACCGGTTTCAAAATCTGAAAAAACAGTTTTAGGAATTTTTCCTATTTTCGAAAAAACACCTTTCGAATTAAGTTATTCTAAAAATGAATTAGAATCTATCCGAAGCAATTTTAAAGGAAAATATTTAGAAAATTCAGAAGCTAGTTTTTCAAATTTCAAAAATAATGCAAGCAAATATTCTATTTTGCATTTAAGTACACACGCTTCTTCGGGCGATATTGAAACTCCGGCAAGTATTAAATTTTATGATCAGGAAATCTTATATTCAGAATTATATAACTTGAATATTAATCCGGATTTAGTGGTTTTAAGTGCCTGTGAAACCGGAATTGGAAAACTCTACAAAGCCGAAGGTGCGATGAGCGTCGCAAGAGGTTTTCAGTTTGCGGGAGCTCAGAATTTAATGTTTTCTTTATGGAAAGTAAACGATTATACGACATCGGTTTTTATGGCGGATTTTTATAAAAACATTAAAAATGACGTTCCGTATTTTGAAGCTAATTCAAATGCTAAAATTGATTTCTTAAACGACAAATCAATTCCAAATGCTAAGAAATCTCCTTATTACTGGAGTTCTTTTGTGTATTATGGCTCTATATCTATGAAAGAAAAATCTGAAAATTATATCTTTTACATCATTAGTTTATTGAGTGTAATTGCTTTATTTTTGATTTTCAATCATTATCGAAAATGGAAAATCTTCACGAAGTTCTCAAAAAAGAGAAATACAAAAAAATAA
- a CDS encoding retropepsin-like aspartic protease, with amino-acid sequence MENLHEVLKKEKYKKIKFKVTKTQHLLVKAKINGVSGNFILDTGASNSCVGFESIELFELTAKKSKTKASGAGGTGMKTQTSAHNKLELGSWKNTDFGIVIFDLSHVNEALESFKAKPVHGIIGADVLLDGKGIIDYYNHCLYLK; translated from the coding sequence ATGGAAAATCTTCACGAAGTTCTCAAAAAAGAGAAATACAAAAAAATAAAATTCAAAGTTACTAAAACGCAACACCTTTTAGTAAAAGCTAAAATCAATGGTGTTTCCGGAAATTTTATCTTAGATACGGGCGCATCAAATTCCTGCGTTGGGTTTGAGAGTATTGAACTTTTTGAACTAACAGCAAAAAAATCAAAAACCAAAGCTTCGGGAGCTGGAGGAACGGGCATGAAAACACAGACTTCGGCACATAATAAATTGGAACTCGGAAGTTGGAAAAACACAGATTTTGGGATCGTGATTTTTGATCTTTCGCATGTTAATGAAGCTTTAGAATCTTTTAAAGCAAAACCTGTTCATGGTATTATTGGCGCTGATGTTTTGCTTGATGGTAAAGGAATTATAGATTATTATAATCATTGTTTGTACTTAAAATAA